One part of the Phragmites australis chromosome 3, lpPhrAust1.1, whole genome shotgun sequence genome encodes these proteins:
- the LOC133912148 gene encoding tropinone reductase homolog At5g06060-like isoform X3, which yields MVIPRQDGPGHRRDPRHRAGGGGGAGGAGGGRAHVLPQGGGARRAPQGVGSQGLPRHGLRLRRVRERAAREPAPRRRRPLWQQAQHPLQVNNVGTNFTKPTTEYSGDEYSFIMATNLESAYHLCQLAHPLLKASGSGSIVLISSVSGVVGVSSGSIYGMTKGAMNQLAKNLGCEWAKDNIRTNSVAPWYIKTSLVEKDLAKQEFVDNLVRRTPLRRVGEPEEVSSLVAFLCMPGSSYINGQTISVDGGMTVNGFYPTQA from the exons ATGGTCATTCCACGGCAAGACGGCCCTGGTCACCGGCGGGACCCGCGGCATCGG GcgggcggtggtggaggagctgGCGGCGCTGGGGGCGGCCGTGCACACGTGCTCCCGCAAGGAGGCGGAGCTAGGCGAGCGCCTCAAGGAGTGGGAAGCCAAGGGCTTCCGCGTCACGGGCTCCGTCTGCGACGTGTCCGTGAGAGAGCAGCGCGAGAGCCTGCTCCGCGACGTCGCCGGCCGCTTTGGCAGCAAGCTCAACATCCTC TTCAGGTAAACAATGTGGGAACAAACTTTACGAAACCAACCACTGAATATTCAGGAGACGAATATTCATTTATAATGGCCACTAATCTTGAGTCTGCATATCATCTTTGCCAACTTGCACACCCTCTTCTCAAAGCATCTGGGTCGGGCAGTATCGTCTTGATATCGTCAGTCTCTGGAGTGGTGGGGGTATCTAGTGGCTCCATTTATGGTATGACAAAAG GTGCCATGAACCAGCTGGCCAAGAACCTAGGATGTGAATGGGCAAAGGACAACATAAGAACCAACTCTGTTGCACCTTGGTACATCAAAACCTCCCTTGTGGAGAAG GATTTGGCAAAACAGGAATTCGTGGATAACCTCGTGCGTCGAACTCCGCTGCGGCGCGTGGGTGAACCAGAGGAAGTCTCGTCGTTGGTTGCGTTTCTTTGTATGCCCGGTTCGTCTTACATCAACGGGCAGACGATCTCGGTTGACGGTGGCATGACCGTCAATGGGTTTTATCCAACTCAGGCCTAG
- the LOC133912148 gene encoding tropinone reductase homolog At5g06060-like isoform X2: MAAAETSGKAVGAPGRWSFHGKTALVTGGTRGIGRAVVEELAALGAAVHTCSRKEAELGERLKEWEAKGFRVTGSVCDVSVREQRESLLRDVAGRFGSKLNILVNNVGTNFTKPTTEYSGDEYSFIMATNLESAYHLCQLAHPLLKASGSGSIVLISSVSGVVGVSSGSIYGAMNQLAKNLGCEWAKDNIRTNSVAPWYIKTSLVEKDLAKQEFVDNLVRRTPLRRVGEPEEVSSLVAFLCMPGSSYINGQTISVDGGMTVNGFYPTQA, translated from the exons ATGGCCGCAGCGGAGACCTCGGGCAAGGCGGTAGGAGCGCCGGGGAGATGGTCATTCCACGGCAAGACGGCCCTGGTCACCGGCGGGACCCGCGGCATCGG GcgggcggtggtggaggagctgGCGGCGCTGGGGGCGGCCGTGCACACGTGCTCCCGCAAGGAGGCGGAGCTAGGCGAGCGCCTCAAGGAGTGGGAAGCCAAGGGCTTCCGCGTCACGGGCTCCGTCTGCGACGTGTCCGTGAGAGAGCAGCGCGAGAGCCTGCTCCGCGACGTCGCCGGCCGCTTTGGCAGCAAGCTCAACATCCTC GTAAACAATGTGGGAACAAACTTTACGAAACCAACCACTGAATATTCAGGAGACGAATATTCATTTATAATGGCCACTAATCTTGAGTCTGCATATCATCTTTGCCAACTTGCACACCCTCTTCTCAAAGCATCTGGGTCGGGCAGTATCGTCTTGATATCGTCAGTCTCTGGAGTGGTGGGGGTATCTAGTGGCTCCATTTATG GTGCCATGAACCAGCTGGCCAAGAACCTAGGATGTGAATGGGCAAAGGACAACATAAGAACCAACTCTGTTGCACCTTGGTACATCAAAACCTCCCTTGTGGAGAAG GATTTGGCAAAACAGGAATTCGTGGATAACCTCGTGCGTCGAACTCCGCTGCGGCGCGTGGGTGAACCAGAGGAAGTCTCGTCGTTGGTTGCGTTTCTTTGTATGCCCGGTTCGTCTTACATCAACGGGCAGACGATCTCGGTTGACGGTGGCATGACCGTCAATGGGTTTTATCCAACTCAGGCCTAG
- the LOC133912148 gene encoding tropinone reductase homolog At5g06060-like isoform X1, producing the protein MAAAETSGKAVGAPGRWSFHGKTALVTGGTRGIGRAVVEELAALGAAVHTCSRKEAELGERLKEWEAKGFRVTGSVCDVSVREQRESLLRDVAGRFGSKLNILVNNVGTNFTKPTTEYSGDEYSFIMATNLESAYHLCQLAHPLLKASGSGSIVLISSVSGVVGVSSGSIYGMTKGAMNQLAKNLGCEWAKDNIRTNSVAPWYIKTSLVEKDLAKQEFVDNLVRRTPLRRVGEPEEVSSLVAFLCMPGSSYINGQTISVDGGMTVNGFYPTQA; encoded by the exons ATGGCCGCAGCGGAGACCTCGGGCAAGGCGGTAGGAGCGCCGGGGAGATGGTCATTCCACGGCAAGACGGCCCTGGTCACCGGCGGGACCCGCGGCATCGG GcgggcggtggtggaggagctgGCGGCGCTGGGGGCGGCCGTGCACACGTGCTCCCGCAAGGAGGCGGAGCTAGGCGAGCGCCTCAAGGAGTGGGAAGCCAAGGGCTTCCGCGTCACGGGCTCCGTCTGCGACGTGTCCGTGAGAGAGCAGCGCGAGAGCCTGCTCCGCGACGTCGCCGGCCGCTTTGGCAGCAAGCTCAACATCCTC GTAAACAATGTGGGAACAAACTTTACGAAACCAACCACTGAATATTCAGGAGACGAATATTCATTTATAATGGCCACTAATCTTGAGTCTGCATATCATCTTTGCCAACTTGCACACCCTCTTCTCAAAGCATCTGGGTCGGGCAGTATCGTCTTGATATCGTCAGTCTCTGGAGTGGTGGGGGTATCTAGTGGCTCCATTTATGGTATGACAAAAG GTGCCATGAACCAGCTGGCCAAGAACCTAGGATGTGAATGGGCAAAGGACAACATAAGAACCAACTCTGTTGCACCTTGGTACATCAAAACCTCCCTTGTGGAGAAG GATTTGGCAAAACAGGAATTCGTGGATAACCTCGTGCGTCGAACTCCGCTGCGGCGCGTGGGTGAACCAGAGGAAGTCTCGTCGTTGGTTGCGTTTCTTTGTATGCCCGGTTCGTCTTACATCAACGGGCAGACGATCTCGGTTGACGGTGGCATGACCGTCAATGGGTTTTATCCAACTCAGGCCTAG
- the LOC133910979 gene encoding proline-rich receptor-like protein kinase PERK1, producing the protein MWTRFWRFMLAERQAPFKHPPPPPPPPPPPPPPPPPPPQYGPLPEPSSVATLYALAGNFLDRAKTVLYTGRPTVPHVISSEPSARRAVAEFTAPASEASPAAPQKNDSWNLSSSAVRWIIVAGVVVVVVLVLCLVVCLVRRGRRRRRRRRLELPPQQPSAMIYHKDGPARPVLQQALSEHYLAPQYRPTPPHTSGTFSDAGSDYVHSVDIVAELPSGGSHSYEQLAAATNGFSPDNIIGQGGFGCVYKGMLDGAEVAIKKLKTESRQGDREFRAEVEIISRVHHRNLVSLVGYCIYSNERLLVYEFVPNKTLDSHLHGHNGPPLDWHQRCKIAVGSARGLAYLHDDCYPKIIHRDVKASNILLDHNFEPKVADFGLAKYQSVDHTHVSTRVMGTFGYIAPEFLSSGKLTDKADVFAFGVVLLELITGRLPVQSSQSYMDETLVGWARPLISQAVEDGNLEILIDPQLGGYYDPSMMMRMVECAAAAVRQTAHQRPSMVQILKYLQGETGADDPNSTFKITLADESYSTSMDSGESVGPRPRRTHRSQGNTSTGYSGEQAPADKPNWSLRAAGELEDVPPGINV; encoded by the exons ATGTGGACGCGTTTCTGGCGGTTCATGCTGGCCGAGAGGCAGGCGCCGTTCAAACacccaccgccaccgcctccgccgcctccgcctccgcctccgccgcctccgcctccgcctcagTACGGTCCTCTTCCTGAGCCGTCATCTGTCGCGACGCTGTACGCCCTTGCCGGCAACTTCCTCGATCGCGCCAAGACCGTTTTGTATACGGGCCGGCCGACGGTTCCCCATGTCATCTCCTCCGAGCCGAGCGCTCGCCGTGCTGTGGCCGAGTTCACGGCCCCTGCCTCCGAGGCGTCCCCAGCGGCGCCACAGAAAAACGACTCGTGGAACTTGAGTTCTAGCGCGGTGCGCTGGATCATCGTGGCGggtgtggtggtcgtggtggttcTGGTTTTGTGCTTGGTTGTGTGCTTGGTCCGGCGGGGAAGGagacggcggcgccgccggcggTTGGAGCTGCCGCCCCAGCAGCCTTCAGCAATGATATACCACAAAG ATGGCCCGGCACGACCAGTACTTCAGCAAGCGCTGTCGGAGCACTACTTGGCGCCGCAGTACCGCCCCACGCCTCCCCACACCAGCGGCACGTTCTCAGACGCGGGCTCCGACTACGTTCATTCTGTCGACATCGTCGCCGAGTTGCCGTCTGGAGGCTCGCACTCGTACGAGCAGCTCGCCGCCGCGACGAACGGGTTCTCTCCGGACAACATCATCGGGCAGGGCGGCTTCGGGTGCGTGTACAAGGGGATGCTGGACGGCGCCGAGGTGGCGATCAAGAAGCTCAAGACAGAGAGCCGGCAGGGCGACCGCGAGTTCCGGGCGGAGGTCGAGATCATCAGCCGCGTGCACCACAGGAACCTTGTCTCGCTGGTTGGGTACTGTATCTACTCCAACGAGAGGCTGCTGGTATACGAGTTTGTCCCTAACAAGACACTTGACTCGCATTTACACG GGCACAACGGGCCTCCTCTTGACTGGCATCAAAGATGTAAAATAGCTGTGGGGTCTGCAAGGGGTTTGGCATATCTACACGATGACT GTTACCCTAAAATTATACATCGTGATGTTAAGGCGTCCAACATTCTTCTTGATCATAATTTTGAGCCCAAG GTTGCAGATTTCGGGTTAGCAAAGTATCAATCGGTAGACCATACCCATGTTTCCACGAGAGTAATGGGAACTTTCGG GTACATAGCCCCGGAATTTTTGTCCAGTGGCAAACTAACTGACAAAGCTGATGTCTTTGCATTTGGTGTCGTCCTCTTGGAGCTGATAACTGGAAGGCTACCGGTTCAGTCATCTCAGTCCTACATGGATGAAACATTAGTTGGTTGG GCTAGACCCTTGATTTCACAGGCTGTAGAGGATGGTAACCTTGAAATCCTTATCGATCCACAACTTGGAGGCTATTACGATCCTTCCATGATGATGCGAATGGTCGAGTGTGCTGCGGCCGCTGTGCGACAAACGGCGCATCAGCGTCCATCCATGGTTCAG ATCCTCAAATACCTGCAAGGAGAAACAGGCGCGGATGATCCAAACAGTACCTTTAAAATTACACTAGCAGACGAGTCTTACAGCACCAGCATGGACTCGGGTGAATCCGTTGGACCAAGGCCAAGAAGAACGCACCGGAGTCAGGGAAACACTAGCACCGGCTACAGCGGCGAGCAAGCTCCTGCAGACAAACCAAACTGGAGTCTGCGAGCGGCTGGTGAACTGGAAGATGTTCCTCCCGGTATTAATGTATGA